A genomic stretch from Malus domestica chromosome 15, GDT2T_hap1 includes:
- the LOC103400859 gene encoding small ribosomal subunit protein uS3x-like: MATATQMSKKRKFVADGVFFAELNEVLTRELAEDGYSGVEVRVTPMRTEIIIRATRTQNVLGEKGRRIRELTSVVQKRFKFPENSVELYAEKVNNRGLCAIAQAESLRYKLLGGLAVRRACYGVLRFVMESGAKGCEVIISGKLRAARAKSMKFKDGYMISSGQPVNEYIDAAVRHVLLRQGVLGIKVKIMLDWDPKGKQGPKTPLPDLVTIHQPKEDEFIRPVVAAPVAEEFLAPTVIESPVPIVA; the protein is encoded by the exons ATGGCGACCGCGACCCAAATGAGCAAAAAGCGTAAG TTCGTCGCCGATGGCGTTTTCTTCGCCGAGCTGAACGAGGTTCTTACCAGAGAGCTCGCCGAAGATGGCTACTCCGGCGTTGAAGTTAGGGTTACGCCGATGCGAACCGAGATCATCATCCGAGCCACTCGAACCCAAAACGTTCTGG GAGAGAAGGGGAGGAGGATTAGAGAGCTAACTTCTGTTGTACAGAAGAGGTTTAAGTTTCCGGAAAACAGCGTTGAGCTTTACGCTGAGAAGGTTAACAACAGAGGGCTTTGTGCTATTGCTCAGGCTGAGTCTCTCCGGTACAAGCTTCTCGGTGGTCTTGCCGTCCGCAG GGCTTGCTATGGTGTTTTGAGATTTGTCATGGAAAGTGGAGCAAAGGGTTGTGAG GTGATTATTAGTGGAAAGCTAAGGGCTGCGCGAGCCAAGTCCATGAAGTTCAAGGATGGATACATGATTTCTTCTGGTCAGCCAGTCAACGAATATATCGATGCTGCTGTGAGGCATGTCCTCCTCAGACAG GGTGTGCTTGGTATTAAGGTAAAGATTATGCTCGATTGGGATCCCAAGGGCAAGCAAGGCCCCAAGACCCCCTTACCCGACCTTGTTACAATTCACCAACCGAAGGAGGACGAATTTATCAGGCCGGTAGTAGCAGCCCCTGTAGCAGAGGAATTTTTGGCCCCAACTGTGATCGAGTCCCCGGTCCCGATTGTGGCTTGA